A stretch of DNA from Planctomycetaceae bacterium:
CGCGGCACAGGTTCTGGGTGGACAGATTGCCCGAACGGTCTTCGATCATTTCAATCCGTCCCTGCCGAACGACACTTCAGATCGAACAACGCTGCGACAGGGCGACTTTGGCCTGATGGTTGAAGCCGTTCAGCGAACTCTGAATTCCATGCTGGAACCGTCGCCGCAACTTTCCATCGATGGCGATTTCGGTCCCGCGACGCTGGCCGCGGTCAGAGACTTCCAGAGACAGTCCGGGCTGCAGACGTCGGGCGTCGTTGACTCCGACGTCTGGAAGGCGCTAAGTCCGCTGCTGACCGAAGACGAACCGGTCCCGGACCCAATTGTGGTGAATGCCCAGGTGCTGCCACTGGCCGAAGCAGACTCCGTCGACGGACCTCCGTTCGTCACGTGCCGGGCGTGGGCGATCGCCGACGACAGCGGTGGTGTCCTCTTCAGCGAAAACGCGGACTCGGTTCTGGATATTGCCAGCACTACCAAGATCATGACCGCCTGCGTCGTCCTGCGTCTGGCGCAGGACAATGCTGCCGTATTAAATGAGACCGTGACGTTTTCGCTTCGAGCCGATCGAACGCGCGGTTCAACAGCCGCGATCCGCGAAGGCGAACAACTGCCGGTTTCAGAAGTGCTTTACGGTCTGCTGCTGCCTTCCGGCAATGACGCGGCCGTGGCACTGGCCGAACACTTCGGAAATCGTTTGCGTCATTCGCCGAGCGAAGAACGGCGTCCGGAAGCGGATCCGCTGCGCCTGTTCGTCGACGAAATGAATCGCACCGCAACGGAACTCGGCATGACGAAAACAACCTTCCGCAACCCCAGCGGACTTACGGAAGACGGACATTCGTCGACGGCCGCTGATCTGGTGAAGCTTGCGGCGACCGCGGTCTCGATCCCGGCGTTTCGCAGGTACGTCTCAACTCGACAGCGAGGATGCACGGTCACCGGCTCCGGCGGCTACCAGCGAAACGTTCTCTGGAAAAACACAAACCGGCTTTTGGCAATCAGCGGCTACGAAGGTGTGAAGACCGGCACAACGGACGACGCCGGCGCCTGCCTGGTGTCACAGGCGGAACGAAACGGTACCCGATTGCTGATGGTTGTGCTGGGTTCGACTTCCTCTGATGCTCGCTACACCGATAGTCGCAATCTGTATCGCTGGGCGTGGCAGCAACTTTCCTCCACAACGCAAACCGCAGCGCCGGATACAGGCAGGTCGGCGGAATGAGTGATTCCGATCCGGCTGCGGTGTCGCCGCACGACCGTTGTGCGATGTCTGCTGCCGACCTGCAACGCTGGAAACGCCTCAATCGTTTGGTCACACTTCGCGCGGTCAGGGAACCGTGAGACTGAGTCGACAAGATCCCGCATGCGACAACTGCTGCAAATCCCGCTGCTGATACTGGCGATGCTGCTGGTCGGGGCCATCGGATTCCGCCTGCTGACCGGGCTTCCAATCCTGGAGTGCTTCTATCTGGCGGTCATCACACTGACAACCGTGGGATCGCATGAGCCGGAGCCGCTGACTCCGGGCGTCATGCTGTTCACGGTCACGTATCTGGCCTGCGGGCTGGGGGTCTTCACGTACAGCGCGTTTCAATTCGGGCAGACGCTGGTCAACGCAGACCTGAGATCAATTCTGGAGCAACGTCGGATGGAAGCAAAAATTGCCAAACTGACCAACCATTTCATCATCTGCGGGTACGGACGCATGGGTGCGACGCTGTGCGATTATCTGCAGCAGCGCCGTCAGCCGTTTGTGATCATCGAAGAGGATCCGGAACTGTTTACGGTGGAGATGAAGCAGCGGCAGTGGCTGTTTCTTTCCGGTGACGCGACTCAGGACGATGTGCTGAAGCAAGCCGGAGTGGAACGTGCTCGCGGACTTACCGCCGTACTGCCGACCGATGCCGACAATCTGTATCTGGTGCTGTCGTCACGACTGCTGTCGAAGAATCTGCAGATCGTCGCCCGCGCAACGGACGAGCGCGCGTCGCAGAAGATGCTGCAGGCCGGAGCCACGCGGGTCATCAATCCGCTGTCGTCCGGCGCGATTCGCATGGCCAGATTCATGCTGTCTCCCGGCATCGAAAACTTCGTGGAAGTCGCGGAATCCGGCGGCGTCGACTGGGAGATCGTCGAGTTTCAGGTGCCTGAACATTCACCGCTGATTGACAGAAAGCTGAGTGAAACCCGACTTCGCGAATCCGGGATCATGCTTCTGGGAGTCAGCCGCGCTTCCGGGCAGAAGTTCTTTCCTCCGCCGGGCCACCTGAAGATCGAACGCGGCGACAACCTGTTTGCGTTCGGCAGCTCGGAAAGCATTGCCGATTTGTCGGCACTGACGCAGCCGGATCTGCCGGCGGAGAATCCGGCCGGCAGCGCATAAAAAAACGGCTGACCGCGATATGTCGGTCAGCCGCTGTTTCAAACACTTCCACCGCGACGCTTATCGCTTGGTGGCCTTCTTCTTGGCAGCCTTTTTCTTGGTGGCCTTCTTCTTGGCAGCCTTCTTCTTCGGAGCAGCCTTCTTCTTCGGAGCAGCCTTCTTCTTCGCTGCCTTCTTCTTGGTTGCCTTCTTCTTAGCCACAGTGTCCTCCTTAATCTTGTTCGTTGTGGCCTACCTGCCGCAGTTACCGGGCTTCGAAAAAACCATTGGGCAGTGAAACCACACCTCACGAAAAAATTTCACCACACTTACACAGTTGTGGTGAAGCAGGCTCTGTCCGAATGACACGATCGTGATGAAGACCTTACTTCAGAAAGTTTCAGCATCACGAATCATTCATCACCACTCAACAGAACCTGCATCAACGTTCGGGCGAAATCGTATTCAAATTGACGGAATGTGCAAGACTGTTCTTCATCAATCGATCGCGATGTTTCCGAAGTTTCAAAGAAAGCTTTCAGCAACATCACAGGGTCCTGTTCAGCGGTCAATCGCGCGAGTCGTCCGGCCTCGTAACCGAATGCTGCGGTGATGATGAATGACCGCGTCGCGCGTCCGATGATCGAAGCTTGCACGATGTCCTTCAGCGACACGATCAGTCGTCAAGGTCCGTCAGAACACGCTGCAGATAACTCAGACTGTCGCGCGCGATCTTCTCCGCGCCGGGACTGTAGTCGAAGACTTCCACGGACACCCATCCGCGATAACCGACCTCGCGCAGCGCGCGCAGAATCGGATGATAATCCGTCTCACCCATCCCAGGTCCCAGCAGGTTGGTGTCGTTCACATGAAAGTGTCCGCAGACATTTTTGTGACGATGAATCAGTTCCGGAATGGAGTCCGCTTCCGCTCCCAGCATCGCCTTCACGTCCTGATGCAGGATGAATGACGGGTGGTCAACCAGCGTCATCAGCTCCACTGCTTCGGCACACGTGTTGATAAAATC
This window harbors:
- a CDS encoding serine hydrolase, which encodes MMTHSTLRVLVLLTLLSATAAAQDSGSIDEVLAEKLRPLIEAHEGDVAVSVRHLDSGAAFHYRSDTVMPTASLIKFPVMIEAYRQEEAGRLDLSATVTLTKNDKVPGSGILTKHFSDGAELTLRDAIRLMIAYSDNTATNLVLDRIGLTSTADTMAAMGFPETKIHSKVYRGSTSAFPERSREFGLGSTTSSDMIALLDQLHRRELVSPEASDAMLDHLTACESRDMLPSLLPDDVRVAHKSGSVSNARTDAGILFTNSGPIAICVLTNNNKDQSWGSNNAAQVLGGQIARTVFDHFNPSLPNDTSDRTTLRQGDFGLMVEAVQRTLNSMLEPSPQLSIDGDFGPATLAAVRDFQRQSGLQTSGVVDSDVWKALSPLLTEDEPVPDPIVVNAQVLPLAEADSVDGPPFVTCRAWAIADDSGGVLFSENADSVLDIASTTKIMTACVVLRLAQDNAAVLNETVTFSLRADRTRGSTAAIREGEQLPVSEVLYGLLLPSGNDAAVALAEHFGNRLRHSPSEERRPEADPLRLFVDEMNRTATELGMTKTTFRNPSGLTEDGHSSTAADLVKLAATAVSIPAFRRYVSTRQRGCTVTGSGGYQRNVLWKNTNRLLAISGYEGVKTGTTDDAGACLVSQAERNGTRLLMVVLGSTSSDARYTDSRNLYRWAWQQLSSTTQTAAPDTGRSAE
- a CDS encoding potassium channel protein, which produces MRQLLQIPLLILAMLLVGAIGFRLLTGLPILECFYLAVITLTTVGSHEPEPLTPGVMLFTVTYLACGLGVFTYSAFQFGQTLVNADLRSILEQRRMEAKIAKLTNHFIICGYGRMGATLCDYLQQRRQPFVIIEEDPELFTVEMKQRQWLFLSGDATQDDVLKQAGVERARGLTAVLPTDADNLYLVLSSRLLSKNLQIVARATDERASQKMLQAGATRVINPLSSGAIRMARFMLSPGIENFVEVAESGGVDWEIVEFQVPEHSPLIDRKLSETRLRESGIMLLGVSRASGQKFFPPPGHLKIERGDNLFAFGSSESIADLSALTQPDLPAENPAGSA